One window from the genome of Ensifer canadensis encodes:
- a CDS encoding ATP-binding cassette domain-containing protein, which produces MKDTIVSVKNLHKWYSGVHALKGVSVDFARNEAVGLIGDNGAGKSTLINILSGVQKQDEGDIYIESEKVAICSPRDSMRLGIETIYQYNSMVPTMSIARNLFIGREPLKYSVFGIGVMDLRKMREESVRAIADVDLHLRSPDALVGELSGGQRQGVAIARAMHFKSKVMILDEPTNHLSVKETNKVIGFVRSLKEQNVTGIFISHNMHHVFDCCDRVVAMARGQIVLDKRVADTSIDEVQSVL; this is translated from the coding sequence ATGAAGGATACCATCGTTTCCGTCAAAAACCTCCACAAGTGGTATTCGGGCGTGCATGCGCTGAAAGGCGTCTCGGTCGATTTCGCCCGCAACGAAGCAGTGGGCCTCATCGGTGATAACGGTGCCGGCAAATCCACACTGATCAATATCCTCTCCGGTGTGCAGAAGCAGGATGAGGGCGACATCTATATCGAATCCGAGAAAGTCGCGATCTGCAGCCCGCGCGATTCCATGCGTCTCGGCATCGAGACGATCTACCAGTACAACTCCATGGTTCCAACCATGTCGATTGCGCGGAATTTGTTCATCGGTCGAGAGCCGCTGAAATACTCGGTGTTTGGCATCGGCGTTATGGATCTACGAAAAATGCGCGAGGAAAGTGTCCGGGCGATCGCAGATGTCGATCTGCATCTCCGCTCGCCTGATGCGCTGGTTGGTGAGCTTTCCGGGGGGCAGCGGCAGGGTGTCGCCATCGCCCGAGCCATGCACTTTAAATCCAAGGTGATGATCCTCGATGAGCCGACTAACCATCTTTCGGTCAAGGAGACCAACAAGGTCATCGGTTTCGTTCGTTCGCTGAAGGAGCAGAACGTCACGGGGATCTTCATTAGCCACAATATGCATCATGTCTTTGACTGCTGTGACCGTGTGGTCGCGATGGCGCGTGGACAGATCGTGCTCGACAAGCGTGTCGCCGACACGTCGATTGACGAAGTGCAGTCGGTGCTTTGA
- a CDS encoding ABC transporter permease produces the protein MKRFLKIYMDKPELAALILLLLLMGIFQSQSEGVFLSLDNLRGVLGILPEMALVAIGVTVLMICGEFDLSVGAVFALMPMSMAVLMVTGISFPLALIAGLLVCVAIGLLNGFLTIRFAIPSFITTLGMMFVARSLTVVISGGFPPLLPADLPTWLFTSFVGPGELVRMSFIWFLAIAGLVSLLLSRTNLGNWIRATGGFLPAAAALGIPTARVKIACFILCSVLSGFAGLIQVLRLGSPLPSIGEGMELQAVAAAVIGGTALTGGVGAVLGGIVGVALIRVIDNGLVLSQVDANWFKFAIGSLTIFAVVANSWLRKRAKSIKVEV, from the coding sequence ATGAAACGTTTTTTGAAAATCTACATGGATAAGCCCGAACTGGCCGCGCTTATCCTTCTCCTGCTTCTCATGGGTATCTTCCAGAGCCAGTCTGAAGGCGTGTTCTTGAGTCTTGACAATTTGCGCGGCGTTTTGGGGATCCTGCCCGAGATGGCATTGGTCGCGATTGGTGTGACGGTTCTCATGATCTGCGGTGAATTCGACCTTTCAGTGGGAGCCGTATTCGCCCTGATGCCGATGTCGATGGCGGTGCTGATGGTTACAGGGATTTCGTTCCCACTGGCACTGATCGCCGGCCTTCTTGTGTGCGTCGCTATCGGTCTTTTGAACGGCTTTCTGACCATTCGCTTCGCAATACCAAGTTTCATCACCACGCTTGGCATGATGTTTGTCGCCAGATCCCTGACTGTCGTGATCTCCGGCGGATTTCCGCCGCTTCTACCGGCCGATCTCCCCACGTGGCTCTTCACTAGCTTCGTCGGGCCGGGCGAACTGGTGAGAATGTCATTCATCTGGTTTCTGGCCATCGCTGGTCTTGTGTCGTTGCTCCTTAGCCGTACAAACTTAGGCAACTGGATCCGAGCAACCGGCGGATTCCTGCCTGCGGCAGCGGCACTCGGCATCCCGACAGCGCGCGTCAAGATCGCCTGTTTCATTCTCTGCTCGGTACTGAGCGGATTTGCCGGATTGATCCAGGTGCTGCGCCTCGGTTCGCCCCTGCCGTCAATCGGCGAGGGAATGGAGCTTCAGGCCGTGGCGGCGGCGGTCATCGGCGGCACTGCACTGACCGGTGGGGTCGGCGCCGTTTTGGGCGGCATCGTGGGCGTTGCGCTGATCCGCGTGATCGACAATGGTCTCGTTCTCAGCCAGGTCGACGCCAACTGGTTCAAGTTCGCCATCGGCTCGTTGACCATCTTTGCGGTGGTCGCCAACTCTTGGCTGCGCAAGCGCGCAAAGTCCATCAAAGTGGAGGTCTGA
- a CDS encoding sugar ABC transporter substrate-binding protein: protein MRRFLTGCALSIALLGSTALGASAEPLNIVFTHHSSASNTFWQAVKKGFDDACEKIAANCQMVFTQNEGSVEQQLSNMEAALARKPDALLTSIVDDKAFDDVIARATKDNVVVIGVNVDDSQGAQGNMRAAFVGQGFRPAGHSLGQAMAQNFPKEGPIKVLVGVSAPGQNWSEARGQGVMDFLEEYKAANPNREVSWERIDSGTDLAITADRVGAYLNAHPDTTAYFDTGFWHAAVARVLKDRGVEPGKVLLGGFDLVPEVVQQMQTGYVQVQVDQQPYMQGFMPVMQVYLAETFGLAPSDIDTGQGIVRPADAETIMEFSAKGLR, encoded by the coding sequence ATGAGAAGGTTTTTGACTGGGTGCGCTTTGAGCATAGCGCTTTTGGGCTCCACAGCGCTCGGGGCATCCGCGGAGCCGCTAAACATCGTCTTCACGCACCATTCGTCGGCGTCGAATACGTTTTGGCAGGCGGTGAAGAAGGGCTTTGACGACGCCTGCGAGAAGATCGCAGCCAACTGCCAGATGGTCTTTACGCAGAACGAAGGCTCCGTCGAGCAGCAGCTTTCAAACATGGAAGCGGCCCTAGCGCGCAAGCCTGATGCCCTTCTAACTTCGATCGTCGACGACAAGGCGTTCGACGACGTCATCGCCCGCGCCACGAAGGACAACGTCGTCGTGATCGGGGTCAACGTGGATGACAGTCAGGGCGCACAAGGAAACATGCGCGCTGCTTTTGTCGGCCAGGGATTCCGACCAGCCGGCCACTCGCTCGGTCAGGCCATGGCGCAGAATTTCCCGAAGGAGGGGCCGATTAAGGTGCTGGTCGGAGTTTCGGCTCCAGGCCAGAACTGGTCTGAGGCACGCGGGCAGGGCGTCATGGATTTCCTGGAGGAATACAAGGCCGCCAATCCCAACCGAGAGGTTTCTTGGGAGCGAATCGATAGCGGCACTGATCTTGCGATTACGGCCGATCGTGTTGGCGCCTATCTTAATGCCCACCCCGACACCACGGCCTATTTCGACACTGGCTTTTGGCATGCTGCGGTCGCACGGGTGCTGAAGGATCGCGGCGTCGAGCCGGGCAAGGTGCTGCTAGGCGGCTTCGACCTCGTGCCGGAAGTCGTCCAGCAGATGCAGACCGGCTACGTCCAGGTTCAGGTCGATCAGCAGCCGTACATGCAGGGCTTCATGCCAGTCATGCAAGTCTATCTCGCCGAGACTTTCGGACTTGCCCCGTCCGACATTGACACGGGGCAGGGCATTGTTCGCCCGGCCGATGCCGAGACGATCATGGAGTTCTCCGCCAAGGGGCTTCGCTAA
- a CDS encoding mandelate racemase/muconate lactonizing enzyme family protein codes for MKITKLETVRVAERPNLLWLLVHTDEGLTGLGETFFGAETVETYIHEYVAPRVIGRDPLQIDLLAADLVGYLGFRSSGAEVRGNSAFDIALWDIFGKATNQPIAQLLGGFSRKEIRTYNTCAGTEYIKKATGQTTANYDLSSSSARNYDDLNGFLNSADELAHSLLEEGITAMKIWPFDISAEKTRGQYISLPDLKSALKPFEKIRSAVGDRMDIMVEFHSMWQLLPAMQIAKALAPYQTFWHEDPIKMDSLSSLKRYAAVSPAPISASETLGSRWAFRDLLETDAAGVVMLDISWCGGLSEARKIAAMAEAWHLPVAPHDCTGPVVLCASTHLSLNAPNALVQESVRAFYKTWYRDLVTALPEVKNGMITVPPGAGLGMELNPDLDKAFTVFRRSSDTN; via the coding sequence ATGAAAATAACGAAACTGGAAACGGTCCGCGTCGCGGAGCGCCCGAACCTTCTCTGGCTCCTGGTCCATACGGATGAGGGGCTGACCGGGCTCGGGGAGACGTTCTTCGGCGCCGAGACCGTCGAAACCTATATTCATGAATATGTCGCGCCTCGGGTCATCGGCCGCGACCCCTTGCAGATCGACCTCCTCGCCGCCGATCTCGTGGGGTACCTCGGGTTTCGCTCCTCCGGAGCTGAAGTGCGAGGCAACTCGGCCTTTGACATCGCGCTGTGGGACATCTTCGGCAAGGCAACGAACCAGCCGATCGCCCAGTTGCTCGGCGGTTTCAGTCGCAAGGAAATCCGGACCTACAACACATGCGCGGGCACTGAGTACATCAAGAAGGCGACCGGCCAGACGACAGCGAACTATGATCTGTCCTCGTCGTCCGCGCGCAATTACGACGACCTCAATGGCTTCCTGAACAGCGCCGACGAACTTGCCCATTCCCTGCTTGAAGAGGGCATCACGGCGATGAAGATCTGGCCGTTCGATATCTCTGCGGAAAAGACGCGCGGCCAATATATCTCACTGCCCGATCTTAAGTCGGCGCTTAAGCCCTTCGAGAAGATCCGTTCGGCGGTCGGCGACCGGATGGATATCATGGTCGAGTTCCATTCGATGTGGCAGCTGTTGCCAGCAATGCAGATCGCCAAAGCACTCGCGCCATACCAAACATTCTGGCACGAGGATCCCATCAAAATGGACAGCCTCTCGAGCCTCAAGCGCTACGCGGCCGTCTCGCCGGCACCGATCTCAGCCTCGGAAACGTTGGGCTCGCGCTGGGCCTTTCGCGACCTTCTGGAAACCGACGCTGCCGGCGTGGTCATGCTCGACATCAGCTGGTGCGGCGGATTGTCGGAAGCACGCAAGATCGCCGCTATGGCGGAGGCATGGCACTTGCCCGTCGCGCCGCATGACTGCACTGGCCCGGTCGTCCTTTGCGCATCGACGCATCTGTCGCTAAACGCGCCCAATGCGCTGGTGCAGGAGAGCGTCCGCGCCTTCTACAAGACCTGGTACCGCGACCTCGTTACGGCGTTGCCCGAAGTCAAGAACGGCATGATCACGGTACCGCCAGGCGCCGGACTGGGCATGGAACTCAATCCGGACCTCGATAAGGCATTCACCGTATTTCGCCGCAGCTCGGATACGAACTGA
- a CDS encoding FadR/GntR family transcriptional regulator, translated as MNLRPVEDEQHIAGSLVGTAIGAITQHIRTNELGPGDRLPSEATLSKELSVSRSVVREAFRSLATMRLIDLSAGKRATVAQLDHGAMSLMIEHGVHTAQININQVYDVRRTIETRTATLAALRRTDAEARTILGLAKAMEDNFVDAEKVMESDLAFHLEIARASKNPIFSMIVGAFQGVSRQTWPIGWRSRASDAERHAMNAIHIELAQAIAAGDPQAASQLMARHFDESVKALLAAGIA; from the coding sequence ATGAATCTGCGGCCAGTTGAAGATGAGCAACATATAGCCGGCAGCCTGGTCGGCACCGCGATCGGCGCGATCACCCAGCACATCCGGACAAATGAACTCGGCCCCGGCGATCGGCTGCCGAGTGAGGCAACCTTATCGAAGGAACTCAGCGTATCTCGATCGGTGGTCCGCGAGGCGTTCAGGTCGCTCGCCACGATGCGCTTGATTGATCTCAGTGCGGGTAAGCGCGCCACCGTGGCGCAGCTCGATCACGGAGCAATGTCCTTGATGATCGAGCACGGCGTACACACTGCCCAGATCAACATCAATCAGGTCTACGACGTGCGCCGAACCATAGAGACCCGTACAGCGACGCTCGCCGCACTGAGGCGGACGGACGCGGAAGCGCGCACCATTCTCGGACTTGCGAAGGCAATGGAGGACAATTTTGTAGACGCGGAGAAAGTAATGGAGAGCGACCTCGCGTTTCATCTCGAGATCGCCCGCGCTTCAAAGAATCCGATCTTCTCGATGATTGTCGGCGCCTTCCAGGGCGTGTCGCGGCAGACTTGGCCGATCGGTTGGCGTAGCCGCGCCTCGGACGCAGAGCGGCACGCAATGAACGCAATCCATATCGAGTTGGCGCAAGCGATTGCTGCGGGCGATCCGCAAGCAGCCAGTCAGCTCATGGCCCGGCATTTCGACGAGAGCGTCAAGGCGCTTCTTGCCGCCGGCATCGCATAG
- a CDS encoding SMP-30/gluconolactonase/LRE family protein, with amino-acid sequence MGVEVDVVLAAKNVVGESAVWDEREHALCWVDIVGKSIHRLRPNSGKHEKWNFHDLVTSIGLRKDGGAIVGLRKSIALWDFGGQLRAIAEVESELPRNRLNEGVVGPDGAFWVGTMQDNIGLDGTPQAITAKTGRLYRYAGGELCSVSDDHFGITNTLIWTEDDRLITADTEDNTIYSYALDNKSWSLHDRRTILSGFSRGLPDGSCVDAEGFIWNCRVAGGGCVVRFTPSGIIDRIVDLPCSWPTSCAFGGPGLETLFVTSARFTMTDAHLADNPYEGAVFGMRAGVCGQPTNRFGQ; translated from the coding sequence ATGGGAGTTGAGGTTGACGTTGTTCTCGCCGCGAAAAACGTCGTCGGAGAAAGTGCCGTATGGGACGAACGAGAACATGCGCTATGCTGGGTCGACATCGTCGGGAAATCGATCCATCGCTTACGCCCGAACTCGGGCAAGCACGAAAAGTGGAACTTCCATGATCTCGTGACTTCAATTGGCCTTCGTAAGGACGGAGGCGCCATTGTCGGATTGAGGAAGTCAATTGCGCTATGGGACTTCGGCGGCCAACTCCGCGCCATAGCAGAGGTTGAATCGGAGCTTCCGCGAAATCGCCTGAACGAAGGCGTTGTCGGGCCAGATGGCGCATTCTGGGTTGGCACCATGCAGGACAATATCGGTCTCGATGGCACGCCGCAGGCGATAACGGCAAAGACGGGAAGGCTGTATCGTTATGCGGGCGGAGAGCTATGCTCGGTTTCGGATGACCACTTTGGCATCACCAACACACTGATATGGACTGAAGACGATCGGCTCATTACGGCCGACACCGAAGACAACACGATCTACAGTTACGCCTTGGATAACAAATCCTGGTCTCTTCATGACCGGCGGACGATCCTTTCTGGCTTCAGTCGTGGTCTTCCAGACGGATCTTGCGTCGATGCGGAAGGTTTCATCTGGAATTGTCGCGTCGCCGGTGGCGGTTGCGTGGTTCGTTTCACGCCGAGCGGTATAATAGATCGCATTGTCGATCTGCCCTGTTCGTGGCCAACCAGCTGTGCTTTTGGCGGGCCTGGACTTGAAACGCTGTTCGTTACCTCAGCACGCTTCACGATGACCGACGCGCACCTTGCCGACAATCCGTACGAGGGAGCTGTGTTCGGGATGCGGGCAGGTGTTTGTGGGCAGCCGACCAATCGGTTCGGTCAATGA
- a CDS encoding Fic family protein, which translates to MKWNWTQQGWPEFSFDASRLEPLERQFLLSSGEVIGAIRHVSDNERDQLRIELISEEAVKTSQIEGEMLDRLSVQSSLRRQFGLEADSRPIKPQERGIAEMMADVYGTWSRPLDHETLFRWHRMLMTGNRHMGTIGTYRIHEDAMQIVSGRHDKPIIHFEAPPSVRIPDEMAAYVDWFNKSATHGEAPLPALTRAGIGHIYFESIHPFEDGNGRLGRAISEKSLAQNIGQPSLIALAFTIELARKEYYSQLEKNQRTLDITEWLIYFAQTILEAQQTTLRRIDFYLDKAQFYDRFRGQFNERQEKAVARMFREGPSGFRGGLSAENYIAITQTSRATATRDLHDLVEKGALVRTGERRHTRYSLSLTETKMHDPGFRGAFDQA; encoded by the coding sequence ATGAAATGGAACTGGACGCAGCAAGGCTGGCCCGAATTCAGTTTTGACGCTTCCCGGCTTGAGCCGCTTGAACGGCAATTCCTTTTGTCATCTGGTGAGGTCATCGGCGCAATCCGCCACGTCAGCGACAATGAACGCGATCAACTACGCATAGAGTTGATCAGCGAAGAGGCGGTGAAGACATCGCAAATCGAGGGAGAAATGCTCGATCGTTTGAGCGTCCAATCCTCTTTGCGCCGACAGTTCGGTCTAGAAGCAGACAGCCGGCCGATCAAGCCGCAGGAACGCGGGATCGCAGAAATGATGGCCGACGTCTATGGCACTTGGTCGCGGCCTCTGGACCATGAAACGCTCTTTCGGTGGCATAGAATGTTGATGACGGGAAACCGTCATATGGGAACGATTGGTACATACCGAATACACGAAGATGCCATGCAGATCGTATCTGGTCGCCACGATAAACCTATCATCCACTTTGAAGCGCCACCGTCAGTACGAATACCGGACGAGATGGCCGCCTACGTGGATTGGTTCAACAAATCCGCAACTCACGGTGAAGCCCCCCTCCCCGCTTTGACACGTGCTGGTATCGGCCATATTTATTTCGAGAGCATCCATCCTTTCGAAGATGGCAACGGTAGGCTCGGTCGGGCGATTTCCGAAAAATCACTTGCACAGAATATTGGACAACCAAGTCTCATTGCACTCGCCTTCACGATTGAGCTTGCCCGAAAGGAATACTACAGCCAGTTGGAGAAAAACCAGCGCACGTTGGATATCACCGAATGGCTGATCTACTTCGCGCAGACCATCCTGGAAGCGCAACAGACGACATTGCGTCGGATCGACTTTTACCTCGACAAGGCGCAATTCTATGATCGGTTTCGCGGGCAGTTCAACGAGCGGCAGGAAAAGGCGGTCGCCCGCATGTTCCGTGAAGGCCCTTCGGGATTTAGAGGCGGGCTGAGCGCCGAGAACTACATCGCGATCACACAAACCTCGCGAGCGACCGCCACTCGTGATCTTCACGACTTGGTGGAAAAAGGCGCACTTGTGCGAACCGGCGAACGTCGCCATACGCGGTATTCCCTCAGCCTAACTGAGACGAAAATGCACGATCCGGGATTCAGAGGCGCCTTTGATCAGGCATGA
- a CDS encoding ProQ/FINO family protein — protein MSKSSRDKLGPVAARDTDVLKAQAINALLTQPIAILPMKPGDPIRPFGLGLWPEIRPLLRPGLSVSTLRRATGTFLHSKRYHLAIAQLGSVRHDINGTAIGLVSDTDGLAAEQKIESLRKRDEARKAAAPAVVRSIPLSKADMIPRCSVQSGQSAGLNQGERHRAAAAARPRKMS, from the coding sequence ATGAGCAAATCGTCGAGAGACAAACTTGGCCCAGTTGCTGCACGGGACACGGATGTGTTGAAAGCGCAGGCAATCAATGCGCTACTCACACAGCCGATTGCCATTCTTCCCATGAAGCCCGGCGATCCAATCCGACCCTTCGGGCTCGGACTCTGGCCTGAAATCAGACCCCTTCTGCGGCCTGGCCTTAGCGTCTCGACCCTGCGCCGCGCGACCGGAACCTTTCTCCACTCAAAGAGATACCATCTAGCGATCGCGCAGCTAGGCTCCGTCCGCCACGATATAAACGGCACAGCGATAGGCCTAGTATCGGACACAGACGGGCTGGCGGCCGAGCAAAAAATTGAAAGCTTGAGAAAGCGCGATGAAGCCCGAAAGGCAGCGGCACCTGCGGTTGTCCGATCCATCCCACTTTCGAAGGCTGACATGATCCCGCGCTGCTCTGTTCAATCGGGACAATCCGCCGGGTTAAATCAGGGCGAGCGGCATCGAGCAGCAGCGGCTGCTCGCCCGCGGAAAATGTCTTAG
- a CDS encoding DUF3072 domain-containing protein yields the protein MTVNPKTDPSSNTQKDPDDWVSGDEPMTGAQRSYLKTLSEQAHQPEAYAEDLTKAEASKKIDELKQSLDLE from the coding sequence ATGACTGTCAATCCGAAAACCGATCCTTCTTCCAACACACAGAAAGACCCCGACGATTGGGTCAGCGGCGACGAGCCGATGACCGGTGCGCAGCGGTCCTATCTGAAGACCCTGTCGGAGCAGGCGCATCAGCCCGAGGCCTATGCTGAGGATCTGACCAAGGCGGAAGCATCCAAGAAGATCGACGAACTGAAGCAGTCGCTCGATTTGGAATGA
- a CDS encoding SDR family NAD(P)-dependent oxidoreductase, giving the protein MTYQDMFSMKGRTALVTGSSRGIGAAIAKGFAAYGARVVVHGQTEGAAADVERSIREAGGQAVSVYCDLSSKRAGRMLIERAEAAAGPLDILVINASAQINGTFEDVKPEDLDLQIDVNLRSTVDMLQAVLPSMAERGWGRVINVGSINQIRPKAIVSIYAATKAAQHNLVQSLARDYAGRGVLLNTLAPGLIDTDRNADRRDSDPEAWADYVRKLNWMGRAGRPDEMVGAALFLASEASSFVTGETLILSGGY; this is encoded by the coding sequence ATGACATACCAGGACATGTTCTCGATGAAGGGGCGGACGGCACTCGTCACCGGTTCCAGCCGCGGCATCGGTGCGGCAATCGCAAAAGGGTTTGCCGCCTATGGCGCCCGCGTCGTTGTCCATGGACAAACGGAAGGTGCAGCAGCCGACGTCGAGCGTTCCATTCGGGAGGCCGGGGGACAAGCCGTCTCCGTTTACTGTGATCTGTCTAGCAAACGGGCTGGACGCATGCTCATCGAGCGCGCCGAGGCTGCGGCTGGTCCCCTCGACATTTTGGTGATCAACGCGTCCGCACAGATCAATGGCACCTTTGAGGATGTCAAACCCGAGGACCTTGATCTGCAGATCGATGTAAATTTGCGGTCGACCGTCGACATGCTGCAAGCGGTGCTTCCGTCAATGGCGGAACGCGGCTGGGGTCGCGTCATCAACGTCGGTAGCATCAATCAGATACGGCCAAAGGCGATCGTCTCGATCTACGCCGCCACGAAGGCGGCTCAACACAATCTCGTCCAGAGCCTGGCGCGAGACTACGCCGGCAGGGGTGTGCTTCTCAACACACTGGCCCCGGGCTTGATCGATACCGACAGGAATGCGGACAGACGTGACTCGGATCCTGAAGCGTGGGCGGACTACGTCCGCAAGCTGAACTGGATGGGTCGGGCAGGACGACCTGACGAAATGGTTGGTGCGGCGCTATTTCTGGCGTCTGAGGCGAGCAGTTTTGTAACCGGCGAGACACTCATTCTTTCCGGTGGATATTGA
- a CDS encoding SMP-30/gluconolactonase/LRE family protein, which translates to MEENASVGLEDRGAPAGAAALAKGLALLDLIAEATKPLRFADLQRQSGVPKPTLARMLKTLMVYRLVRQDDESGAYLLGNRFLELSHRVWDKFDLLSAALPELQRLSIDLGETVALCRLDGSRVVYLEERSSGGLGVLIEVGRRVAIHCSAAGKALLAFQEPTFARSLMAQLSYDRFTPKTITDAQSLEADLVLTRARGYAVSYEEHLVGVNSVAAPIAGRDGVPIGALVVLAPASRLDSSGIHPVGRELIASARRITGTAGTVAISSGPRPRERTSTSSFVHCVLPWGAQLGEAPVWIEREKRLYWVDILHPAVHRFDPVTGKNETCNVSKLVSAVLPAIDGRLVVASQDGVEFLDFDRGTFTLFAEPEPGMPENRLNDAKTDARGRLWVGSMRLDVSRPTGNLYRISGSGEVHRAAAGLTVANGLAWSSDGRIFYFVDTVPGIIYAYEFDIGEGLIGNRRVFARIPESEGRPDGLTVDAEGGVWCAIWDGWRVVRYHPDGKIDRVVDLPVPRPTSVAFGGDDLATLFITSARTRLPASTLTEAPLSGGIFACTPGVRGLPANLFGG; encoded by the coding sequence ATGGAAGAAAATGCCAGCGTAGGCCTGGAGGATCGCGGGGCACCGGCGGGCGCTGCAGCGCTCGCCAAGGGCCTCGCCCTGCTCGACCTCATCGCGGAAGCCACGAAGCCGCTTCGGTTTGCCGATCTGCAAAGGCAGAGCGGCGTCCCGAAGCCGACCCTGGCGCGTATGCTCAAAACCCTGATGGTCTATCGCCTGGTTCGCCAGGATGATGAAAGCGGTGCCTATCTGCTGGGCAACCGCTTTCTCGAACTATCCCATCGCGTCTGGGACAAGTTCGACCTGTTGAGCGCCGCTCTGCCTGAGCTCCAACGGCTGTCCATCGATCTGGGAGAAACCGTCGCGCTATGCCGTCTCGATGGTTCGCGCGTCGTCTATCTGGAGGAGCGGTCGAGCGGCGGACTTGGCGTCCTGATCGAAGTCGGGCGCAGGGTTGCGATCCATTGCTCGGCGGCGGGCAAGGCACTCCTGGCGTTCCAGGAGCCGACGTTTGCACGCAGCCTGATGGCGCAGCTGTCCTACGACCGCTTCACCCCGAAAACGATAACCGATGCGCAGTCGCTCGAGGCGGATCTGGTGCTGACGCGGGCACGGGGATATGCCGTCTCTTACGAGGAGCATCTGGTCGGTGTGAATTCCGTTGCTGCGCCGATTGCCGGGCGGGACGGCGTACCCATCGGTGCTCTCGTCGTCCTCGCCCCGGCCTCGCGCCTCGACAGTTCCGGAATTCACCCGGTGGGCCGGGAGCTCATCGCCTCCGCCCGCCGCATCACCGGAACGGCCGGAACTGTCGCGATCAGTTCGGGCCCGCGGCCGCGAGAGCGGACGTCCACATCCAGTTTTGTGCACTGCGTGCTGCCGTGGGGCGCTCAGCTGGGCGAGGCACCCGTCTGGATCGAGCGGGAAAAGCGGCTGTACTGGGTCGATATTCTTCATCCCGCCGTCCACCGCTTCGACCCGGTGACCGGCAAGAACGAGACCTGCAACGTTTCCAAACTTGTCAGCGCCGTGCTGCCTGCTATCGATGGAAGGCTCGTCGTTGCATCCCAGGACGGAGTGGAGTTTCTGGATTTCGACCGCGGCACCTTCACCCTCTTTGCCGAACCCGAGCCCGGCATGCCGGAAAACCGCCTGAACGACGCAAAGACCGACGCGCGCGGGCGGCTTTGGGTCGGCTCCATGCGCCTCGATGTCAGCCGGCCGACCGGGAACCTCTACCGGATTTCCGGCAGCGGAGAGGTTCACCGGGCCGCGGCCGGATTGACAGTCGCAAACGGGCTTGCATGGAGCTCCGACGGCCGGATCTTCTACTTCGTCGATACAGTGCCGGGCATCATCTACGCGTATGAATTCGACATTGGGGAAGGCCTCATCGGCAATCGCCGGGTGTTCGCCCGAATCCCGGAATCCGAAGGCCGGCCCGATGGCCTGACGGTCGACGCTGAGGGCGGCGTCTGGTGCGCGATTTGGGACGGATGGCGCGTGGTGCGCTACCATCCCGACGGCAAGATCGATCGTGTCGTGGACCTGCCAGTGCCGCGTCCGACGAGTGTCGCCTTCGGCGGCGACGATCTAGCAACCCTTTTCATAACGAGCGCCCGCACGCGTCTGCCCGCTTCGACGCTCACCGAAGCACCGCTATCGGGGGGCATTTTCGCATGTACGCCTGGAGTGCGTGGCTTACCCGCAAACCTCTTTGGTGGATGA